The following proteins are encoded in a genomic region of Polynucleobacter paludilacus:
- the glmU gene encoding bifunctional UDP-N-acetylglucosamine diphosphorylase/glucosamine-1-phosphate N-acetyltransferase GlmU, giving the protein MNIVILAAGQGKRMKSALPKVLQNLAGKPLLQYVLDTALSLLGKQVKQGPIVVVGHGAGDVKQFLAQHPVFNKVSTVLQAEQKGTGHALLQTLSKLDSQEPTLVLYGDVPLTSKRTLSILAKLADGARGQESALALLTQNVDVPTGYGRIIRGSNGAVCAIVEEKDATFAQKQITEINTGIMVLPTTPLKKWLKSLSANNAQGEYYLTDVIAMAVKDGVPIRTAQADREFEIIGVNSREQLASLERVYQLQLAKDLMEGGVSLADPARIDIRGKLDCGSDVFIDVGCVFEGSVRLASGVKIGPYCIVRDCDIGKDVSIHPFSHLDGAKVGANAVIGPYARLRPGAELANEVHIGNFVEVKNSKIGSNSKANHLSYVGDSVVGARVNIGAGTITCNYDGVNKHQTIIEDDVFIGSDTQLVAPIRVKRGATLGAGTTLTKDAPANQLTISRVKQISLEWKRPTKKVTVKAATKQAVKKVAKKVLKGRK; this is encoded by the coding sequence TGGGAAAGCAGGTTAAACAAGGCCCGATTGTTGTTGTTGGTCACGGCGCAGGAGACGTCAAGCAGTTTTTAGCCCAACATCCTGTCTTTAATAAAGTCAGCACTGTTTTGCAGGCAGAGCAAAAAGGGACCGGCCACGCGCTTTTGCAGACCTTGAGTAAGCTGGATTCCCAAGAGCCCACTTTAGTTCTTTATGGAGATGTTCCGCTGACTAGTAAGAGAACGCTCAGCATCCTCGCTAAATTAGCAGATGGCGCTCGTGGTCAGGAATCTGCCCTAGCTTTATTGACCCAAAATGTTGATGTACCAACAGGCTACGGCCGCATCATCCGAGGTTCCAATGGTGCAGTATGTGCCATTGTTGAAGAGAAAGATGCGACGTTTGCACAAAAGCAGATTACTGAAATTAATACCGGCATCATGGTGTTGCCAACGACTCCCCTAAAAAAATGGCTGAAGTCATTAAGTGCTAATAATGCTCAAGGGGAATACTATTTAACTGACGTCATCGCCATGGCAGTGAAGGATGGCGTTCCCATTCGGACAGCGCAAGCTGATCGTGAGTTTGAAATCATTGGGGTGAATAGCCGTGAGCAATTGGCTAGCCTAGAGCGGGTATATCAACTGCAATTGGCAAAAGACTTAATGGAGGGCGGCGTATCTTTGGCTGACCCTGCTCGGATTGATATTCGTGGCAAGCTCGATTGCGGAAGTGATGTTTTCATTGATGTAGGTTGTGTTTTTGAGGGAAGCGTGCGCCTAGCCTCGGGAGTGAAGATCGGACCCTATTGCATCGTTCGCGATTGCGACATTGGTAAAGACGTTTCCATTCACCCCTTCAGCCACTTAGATGGCGCAAAGGTGGGGGCAAATGCGGTGATTGGCCCTTATGCTCGCTTACGTCCTGGTGCCGAGCTCGCCAATGAAGTGCATATCGGGAACTTCGTCGAAGTGAAAAATAGCAAGATTGGAAGCAATAGTAAGGCCAATCACTTATCTTATGTTGGCGATTCAGTTGTGGGTGCCCGCGTCAATATTGGGGCGGGTACTATTACCTGTAACTACGATGGCGTCAATAAACATCAAACGATTATTGAAGATGATGTCTTCATTGGCTCCGACACTCAGTTAGTGGCACCAATTCGGGTGAAGCGTGGAGCGACCTTGGGTGCCGGTACCACTCTGACCAAAGATGCGCCCGCTAATCAATTGACGATTTCGAGAGTGAAGCAAATCTCTTTAGAGTGGAAGCGACCTACAAAAAAAGTCACCGTTAAAGCCGCTACTAAGCAAGCAGTGAAGAAGGTAGCCAAGAAGGTACTGAAGGGTCGCAAGTAA